The window TAGATATGGTAAATCCAGAACCTCTTTTACTTTTCCATAGCTCATTCTCTGTACTTTTCCATATTGCACAGGACGAGGTAGTGCCAACTAAATCACCTCTTGAAAAAATTTCCTTCTCATTAATATTGTCTCTTTAAACTTACAAGTATATTCATGAAAGCATTTACCGACATTAAGCTTTTTAGAGCAGCCTATGTTGAAAGGAACTCCCACCCATATTAACGCATTTTGTTATTATAACATAAGCATTTTTGAGTGTCAATTAATTGAAAAATTTTTTGCGCAAAATTAAAGATGACCACCATTAAATTGTTGGGGTCATCTTCAGCAAATAGATACTATGAATTCTCAAAAGCAGTAACTATATCATATTTAGCAGTTCAACAATCTCCTCAGGGCTCATAACAAATTCAATTGCATCTATTTCAATAGCTGCCTTAGGCATCCCAAAGACCACACATGTCTTTTCGTTCTGCGCGATAGTAATTGCTCCCTTTTTTCTCATTTCCAATATACCATCACTTCCGTCAGAGCCCATGCCAGTCATAATTATACCTATAGCATCTTTTTCACACGCCTCTGCAATTGAACTAAAAAGAATATCTGCTGAAGGTTTGTGGCTTTTTATTTTCTCAAGGTCAAGTACCCTTGTATAAAGTTTCCCCTGTCTTTCTTCTACAGCTAAGTGATATCCGCCCTTTGCAATGTATATACATCCTGGTTTTACTTCTTCATTGTCTTCTGCTTCTTTAATACATTTTGATGTTATAAATGCAAGCCTTTCTGCAAATGCTTTTGTGAAGTTTGGTGGCATATGCTGAACGACCAAGATTGGCAAAGGAAAGTCACTTTTGAGGCTTTTGAACATCTTTTCTAAAACAGGTGGTCCACCAGTTGAAATCCCAATACCAACTACCTTAGCAGACTTCGCCCTTTCAATTAAGCTTTCTTCGAGCAAAATTTTTCTGCCTTTGATTTCTTCTAAGGTTTCTTTGCTCCGGATC is drawn from Caldicellulosiruptor naganoensis and contains these coding sequences:
- a CDS encoding protein-glutamate methylesterase/protein-glutamine glutaminase, producing MYKVLVVDDSAFMRQLIKSILEQTGRFSVMVAQTPLIALDRVRKFKFDVITIDYEMPYMNGVELIKKIKEITDSKILMISAYTHPGAHTTFEALSAGAFDYILKPSGEDEIKEFKYELIKKVTAACEEYKKIRSKETLEEIKGRKILLEESLIERAKSAKVVGIGISTGGPPVLEKMFKSLKSDFPLPILVVQHMPPNFTKAFAERLAFITSKCIKEAEDNEEVKPGCIYIAKGGYHLAVEERQGKLYTRVLDLEKIKSHKPSADILFSSIAEACEKDAIGIIMTGMGSDGSDGILEMRKKGAITIAQNEKTCVVFGMPKAAIEIDAIEFVMSPEEIVELLNMI